From one Peptoniphilaceae bacterium AMB_02 genomic stretch:
- a CDS encoding HlyD family efflux transporter periplasmic adaptor subunit — protein MKRNGQKIITVLIFMFIVSIIGFNLYSKYYKFAIVEIDAGNVYSEEYLGKIYFFYDEEYYDFNGLARFDSLQLRGRIPVGTRIGTVASESFNFSEDSTEELTPNIDAETQRLRLLGNNSIIKTPLINKQNMKKKIGKLFDNDYKNNSELYSKTAGYFYDSLDGYEEIFDLNLLNSFELSDFKLPSQVKENIKVLKNSFKIVNNNIYYAIIQLSDPKSIPEKGDKVSIKVDEESVITGEILDLTKSDKDMLIKAVFNSGYDLIENTRILESSVILDKKMSYQLPSSSVFEKDGIQMVMKVNRSGYVESVPVEVIKDDGNKTYVSAGIDGQIKVNEESVNTLRAYDEVIIRPNRVKIGDAVR, from the coding sequence ATGAAGAGAAACGGTCAAAAAATAATAACAGTTTTGATATTTATGTTTATCGTTTCTATTATAGGTTTCAATTTATATAGTAAATATTATAAATTTGCCATAGTTGAAATAGACGCAGGAAATGTATATTCTGAAGAATATTTGGGGAAAATCTACTTTTTTTATGATGAAGAATACTATGATTTTAACGGATTAGCACGATTTGATTCTCTTCAGTTAAGGGGGAGAATTCCCGTAGGTACCAGAATAGGTACTGTAGCATCCGAAAGTTTTAATTTTTCAGAAGATAGTACTGAAGAGTTAACTCCTAATATTGATGCGGAGACTCAAAGGCTTAGGTTATTGGGAAATAATTCTATTATTAAGACGCCATTGATAAATAAGCAAAACATGAAGAAAAAAATTGGCAAGTTATTTGATAATGATTACAAAAATAATTCTGAATTGTATTCAAAGACTGCAGGTTATTTCTATGACTCACTGGACGGATATGAGGAAATATTTGACTTAAATTTGCTTAACAGTTTTGAACTTTCGGACTTTAAACTACCATCTCAAGTAAAAGAGAATATAAAAGTTCTTAAAAACTCTTTTAAGATTGTAAATAATAATATATATTATGCAATTATACAATTATCGGATCCCAAATCGATTCCTGAAAAGGGAGATAAGGTTTCAATTAAAGTAGATGAAGAATCTGTCATAACAGGGGAGATTTTGGATTTGACAAAGTCGGACAAAGATATGCTAATCAAGGCAGTATTCAATAGTGGTTATGATTTGATAGAAAATACTAGAATATTAGAATCTTCTGTAATCCTTGATAAAAAAATGAGTTATCAATTACCCAGTTCATCGGTTTTTGAAAAAGACGGAATTCAAATGGTCATGAAAGTAAATCGTAGTGGATATGTCGAATCTGTTCCCGTGGAAGTAATAAAGGATGACGGTAACAAAACCTATGTAAGCGCCGGTATTGATGGTCAAATAAAGGTCAATGAGGAATCGGTCAATACTCTTAGGGCTTATGACGAAGTAATTATCCGCCCTAATAGAGTGAAGATTGGAGATGCGGTAAGATAA